The proteins below are encoded in one region of Cardiocondyla obscurior isolate alpha-2009 linkage group LG29, Cobs3.1, whole genome shotgun sequence:
- the LOC139112515 gene encoding uncharacterized protein isoform X4 codes for MRQWTLNKRINHRGKREVSKVCYEDVGCFEDTGPFSYLEMLPSPPKDVGTRFFIYGTRKARSIPMEVPADDISDNVRRAIDPNLPTKVIVHGFGSDCNHLWVYDMRSALMSIHDCNIVCVDWGPGSAVPNYVRAAANTRLVGRQLAKLIRSLNVPLERVHMIGFSLGAHVAGFAGAELGNVSRITGLDPAGPLFESQDPRVRLDATDANFVDVIHSNGEQLILGGLGSWQPMGDVDYYPNGGKMQSGCSNIFVGAVSDIIWSSAVEGRSLCNHRRAYKFFTDSVSPKCRFPAFPCDQGYEGLLKGECFPCGSSMDRPCGDMGYYSNESPARGQLYLVTRDEEPFCAHQYQIKVYNSRSERSAKSYGKLQVTLVGKGSYNDTFAMTRKDEELLVGAILQKIVVPHPAVTHLEAIEIKYTAYSGWISSGLVSWTIDKVAIIDSFNKVLSVCKKGLILESGRSVYLPLYPGECNIPLDIENSTTSSAVPVVERVTMEERQGGIGPFTKEQNYETKAPEYSVEISPTDKTSQRRGLGPFTKEQNRRITEVETVTTFEDAEKERNIANPWIILDISGDGDTNSLENSESEQGRSFSGAANLIYRTSSERVAEITATTAATTTEYLPEIREPVLRPSKKDAGRSLKLPEITEPILRPRATRHNTRNEMVPQQHHERQRDEIQETSSTSTRAFTVQFLPERLAGILAQAERYARQTLLPFISQYTPSFVTGIRHEEPKYFPLLSDIVRPKSADNAEMSRTTKQKNGDQILRVEIGQRKSNTSFSIKDGWHGRSTSSAQTKNGRPEHTESRVEVSPVIVEAVYPEKIVNSTDSETKPMPENSDWQPIKSATSLKNASSRRDSNVSRSLDWSVGNHDWTSQTVNAKEEIQVKSDDDWVPITFKSDGIKPNVQTATLSEETTTAAEIDAIDDRDNLRKSAENGAFDEAKKEATTVVNMYERKFIPLVDLEATTDNPISPTDINFQGTSTVASHIQKIPRYKATVKNARTIISPTMMFPYAYERKNDPKTRYIPLIPEEDMGKTYSVFERNR; via the exons ATGAGACAGTGGACACTTAACAAAAGGATCAATCacagaggaaagagagaagtgtCGAAAGTTTGCTACGAGGACGTTGGGTGCTTCGAGGATACCGGGCCCTTCAGTTATCTAGAGATGCTACCGTCTCCGCCAAAAGACGTTGGAACCAG ATTCTTCATATACGGGACTCGAAAAGCAAGATCAATCCCCATGGAGGTGCCCGCCGATGACATAAGCGATAACGTTCGCCGTGCCATAGACCCCAATCTTCCAACAAAAGTAATTGTACATGGATTTGGAAGTGATTGCAACCATTTATGGGTTTACGATATGCGATCCGCGTTAATGAGCATTCACGATTGCAATATAG TTTGCGTGGATTGGGGACCTGGGAGTGCCGTACCGAATTACGTAAGGGCAGCGGCAAATACGAGATTAGTTGGTCGACAATTGGCGAAACTAATCCGCAGTTTAAACGTGCCGTTGGAAAGAGTGCACATGATAGGATTCAGTCTGGGAGCCCACGTAGCCGGATTTGCCGGTGCTGAGCTCGGAAATGTGTCCAGAATCACCG GCTTAGATCCGGCGGGGCCGCTGTTCGAGTCGCAGGATCCGCGAGTTCGTTTGGACGCGACGGACGCAAATTTCGTCGACGTCATTCATAGCAACGGTGAACAACTGATTTTGGGTGGTCTCGGATCTTGGCAGCCCATGGGCGACGTGGATTATTATCCGAACGGCGGGAAAATGCAAAGCGGATGCTCGAATATCTTCGTCGGTGCTGTTTCCGACATTATCTGGT CGAGCGCGGTCGAAGGCAGATCGTTGTGCAATCATCGACGGGCGTACAAGTTCTTTACCGATTCCGTAAGTCCGAAGTGCCGATTTCCGGCATTTCCTTGCGATCAAGGTTACGAGGGTCTGCTGAAAGGCGAGTGTTTCCCTTGCGGTTCGAGCATGGATCGACCCTGCGGCGATATGGGCTATTACAGCAACGAGTCACCTGCCAGGGGCCAGCTGTATCTAGTAACGAGAGACGAGGAGCCGTTCTGCGCCCATCAGTACCAGATCAAGGTGTACAACAGCCGAAGCGAGAGATCCGCCAAGAGCTATGGCAAGCTGCAG GTCACACTTGTAGGGAAAGGTTCTTACAATGACACGTTCGCGATGACTCGTAAGGACGAGGAGCTTTTAGTAGGAGCTATTCTTCAGAAAATTGTCGTACCTCATCCCGCAGTTACTCATCTCGAAGCGATTGAA aTTAAATACACGGCATATAGCGGTTGGATATCGTCCGGCTTAGTGTCCTGGACTATTGACAAAGTGGCCATAATCGACAGTTTCAACAAAGTCCTATCGGTTTGTAAGAAGGGTTTGATTCTAGAATCCGGTCGGTCAGTCTACCTGCCTCTTTACCCCGGTGAATGCAACATACCTTTGGACATCGAAAATTCCACCACATCTTCCGCAGTACCGGTAGTCGAACGTGTGACGATGGAAGAGAGACAAGGTGGCATAGGACCATTCACGAAGGAACAGAATTATGAGACAAAGGCTCCCGAATACTCGGTGGAAATCTCACCGACGGATAAAACGTCGCAGAGACGTGGTCTCGGTCCATTTACAAAAGAGCAGAATCGGCGCATCACCGAGGTCGAGACGGTAACCACCTTCGAGGACGCGGAGAAGGAACGCAACATCGCGAATCCGTGGATTATCTTAGACATATCTGGCGACGGCGACACAAACTCGCTTGAGAACAGCGAGTCGGAGCAAGGACGGAGCTTCTCGGGCGCCGCGAATCTGATATACCGCACCTCGTCGGAACGGGTCGCCGAAATTACCGCGACGACCGCCGCTACTACAACGGAGTACTTGCCGGAGATCAGGGAGCCGGTGCTGCGTCCAAGCAAAAAGGATGCCGGCCGATCGCTCAAACTCCCCGAGATCACGGAACCGATCCTGCGTCCGCGCGCTACCAGACACAACACGCGGAACGAGATGGTACCGCAGCAGCATCACGAGAGGCAACGCGACGAGATACAAGAGACGTCGTCGACCTCTACGAGAGCATTTACCGTGCAGTTTCTACCTGAACGATTAGCCGGTATTCTGGCGCAGGCGGAACGATACGCTCGACAAACTCTATTACCCTTCATTTCGCAGTACACGCCGAGCTTTGTGACCGGTATACGACACGAAGAGCCTAAATATTTTCCTCTCTTGAGCGACATAGTACGCCCCAAGAGTGCCGATAACGCCGAAATGAGCAGGACGACCAAACAAAAAAATGGCGACCAAATCTTGCGAGTGGAAATTGGTCAGCGCAAATCTAACACATCGTTCAGCATCAAAGACGGATGGCACGGGAGGTCTACCTCAAGCGCGCAGACAAAGAACGGCAGGCCTGAGCATACCGAGTCGCGAGTTGAAGTATCGCCGGTGATAGTCGAGGCGGTGTATCCAGAGAAAATAGTTAACTCCACCGATTCCGAGACGAAACCGATGCCCGAAAACAGTGATTGGCAACCAATTAAATCGGCAACTTCTTTAAAGAACGCTTCGTCGCGAAGAGATTCGAACGTTTCGCGATCACTCGACTGGTCGGTCGGAAACCATGACTGGACCTCGCAAACGGTAAACGCGAAAGAGGAGATTCAAGTGAAATCTGATGACGATTGGGTACCAATCACGTTCAAAAGCGACGGTATTAAGCCAAACGTGCAGACTGCGACTTTGAGCGAAGAAACGACGACAGCGGCGGAGATCGATGCTATCGACGATCGCGACAATTTGCGAAAATCTGCCGAAAACGGTGCTTTCGATGAAGCCAAAAAGGAAGCCACGACCGTAGTAAACATGTACGAGAGAAAATTCATACCTCTGGTCGATTTGGAAGCAACGACCGATAACCCAATCTCGCCAACCGACATAAATTTTCAGGGAACATCAACAGTTGCCTCTCACATTCAAAAAATTCCGCGATACAAAGCGACGGTAAAAAATGCCAGAACAATAATAAGCCCTACGATGATGTTCCCGTACGCTTATGAGCGAAAAAATGATCCTAAAACGAGATACATACCGCTAATTCCGGAAGAGGATATGGGCAAGACTTACTCGGTGTTTGAAAGGAATCGTTAA